One Nicotiana sylvestris chromosome 12, ASM39365v2, whole genome shotgun sequence genomic window carries:
- the LOC138883941 gene encoding uncharacterized protein, with the protein MSRLQKSIALSTTEAKYMANSEAAKEMIWLKNFLEELAKKQDDCEPFSDSQSAIHLAKNPVFHARLKHIQLRNEVIRKKVGVDLVEDMMQEARLRWFEYVKRRIIEVPVRRYEQLASVGCKRGIGRPKKSWGDIIRRDLAQLELTEDIDLDRRMCRSKIRVESL; encoded by the exons ATGTCCAGACTTCAGAAAAGTATTGCTCTTTCTACAACCGAAGCAAAGTACATGGCGAACTCAGAAGCTGCGAAAGAGATGATATGGCTTAAGAACTTTCTGGAAGAGTTGGCCAAGAAGCAGGATGATTGTGAACCCTTCAGTGACAGCCAAAGTGCAATTcatcttgccaagaatccagTATTTCATGCAAGATTGAAACACATCCAGCTGAG gaatgaagttattcgaaAAAAGGTAGGAGTGGACCTTGTGGAGGATATGATGCAGGAGGCGAGGTTGAGATGGTTCGAGTATGTTAAGAGGAGAATTATAGAAGTCCCAGTTAGAAGGTACGAGCAGTTAGCCTCGGTGGGCTGCAAGAGGGGTataggtaggcctaagaagtctTGGGGAGATATTATTAGGCGGGACTTGGCACAACTGGAGCTGACTGAGGACATAGACCTAGACAGGAGGATGTGCAGGTCAAAGATTAGGGTAGAAAGTTTGTAG
- the LOC138884193 gene encoding peroxidase 22.3-like yields the protein MVSRSFLFLQVLIMFSLAVIAFSDLSDDFYEDVCPEALPTIKRVVEDAVRKERRMGASLLRLHFHDCFVNGCDASVLLDQTATIDSEKTARANNNSARGFEVVDKIKSEVDKACGRPVVSCADILAVAARDSVVALHGPTWEVKLGRRDSTTASRTTANNDIPSPFMDLPALINNFKNQGLDEEDLVALSGGHTLGFAQCFTFRDRIYNETNNIDSTFASQRQANCPRSGGDSNLASLDPTAALFDSKYFSNLVSKKGLLHSDQALFSGGETDNLVKTYSTNLGTFSKDFAESMIKMGNIKPLTGSQGQIRVNCRKVN from the exons ATGGTTTCACGTAGCTTCCTCTTTCTTCAAGTGTTGATCATGTTTTCTTTAGCAGTGATAGCATTTTCAGATTTATCAGATGATTTCTATGAGGATGTTTGTCCTGAAGCTTTACCAACCATTAAACGGGTTGTTGAGGATGCAGTTCGGAAAGAGAGACGAATGGGCGCTTCTCTGCTACGTCTGCATTTTCATGATTGTTTCGTTAAT GGCTGTGATGCTTCGGTTCTTCTTGACCAAACAGCTACTATTGACAGTGAAAAGACTGCTCGTGCTAATAACAATTCTGCTAGAGGATTTGAGGTGGTTGATAAAATCAAATCTGAGGTTGATAAAGCTTGTGGACGTCCGGTTGTATCTTGTGCGGACATCTTGGCAGTTGCAGCTCGTGACTCTGTAGTTGCT CTACATGGACCAACATGGGAAGTGAAACTAGGAAGGAGAGACTCCACAACAGCAAGTAGAACCACAGCCAACAATGATATTCCATCTCCATTTATGGACTTACCTGCCCTTATCAACAACTTCAAGAATCAAGGATTGGATGAGGAAGACCTCGTCGCGCTTTCCGGTGGCCATACCCTAGGGTTTGCTCAGTGTTTCACCTTCAGAGATCGCATCTACAATGAGACTAACAACATTGATTCCACCTTTGCAAGTCAACGTCAAGCAAATTGTCCACGTAGTGGAGGTGATTCTAATCTTGCTTCCCTTGATCCTACTGCTGCTCTTTTCGACTCTAAATATTTTAGTAACTTGGTATCAAAGAAAGGGCTTTTACACTCTGATCAAGCTTTGTTTAGTGGAGGAGAAACTGATAATCTTGTTAAGACATACAGTACCAACCTTGGAACTTTCTCTAAAGATTTTGCTGAGTCTATGATTAAGATGGGAAATATCAAGCCATTGACTGGGAGTCAAGGTCAAATTCGTGTCAACTGCAGGAAGGTGAACTAA